A window of Deltaproteobacteria bacterium contains these coding sequences:
- a CDS encoding deoxynucleoside kinase, which yields MEKARYIALEGPIGVGKTSLSQLLAEEFKGRVLLEEVDNNPFLISFYKDRQKYAFQTQLFFLLNRYKQQKELGQQELFNSTVVADYLFAKDKIFAYLNLDENELALYEQIYRLLDARIPKPDLVIYIQARTETLIERIKKRNKVYEKDIEEDYIERLVDAYNRYFFYYTDTPLLVVDTSDIDFVNSHDDLTNVVNEIRSIKGGVQHYVPVR from the coding sequence ATGGAAAAGGCCAGATATATTGCACTAGAAGGACCTATCGGTGTTGGGAAGACCAGTCTCTCACAACTTTTAGCGGAAGAATTTAAGGGAAGGGTGCTGCTGGAAGAGGTTGATAATAATCCTTTCCTTATAAGTTTTTATAAAGACAGACAAAAATATGCGTTCCAAACCCAGCTCTTTTTTCTTCTAAACAGATATAAGCAGCAGAAAGAGCTTGGACAGCAAGAGCTTTTTAATTCTACTGTTGTTGCAGATTATCTCTTTGCCAAGGATAAGATTTTTGCATACCTCAATCTGGATGAAAATGAGTTGGCCCTGTATGAACAGATATACAGGCTGCTGGATGCAAGGATACCCAAACCTGACCTTGTAATATATATTCAGGCGAGAACCGAAACGCTTATTGAAAGAATAAAGAAGAGGAATAAAGTTTACGAGAAGGATATAGAAGAGGATTACATAGAGAGGCTGGTTGATGCGTATAACAGATATTTCTTTTACTATACAGATACGCCTCTTCTTGTAGTGGATACATCCGACATAGATTTTGTTAATTCTCATGACGATCTGACGAATGTGGTAAATGAGATAAGGTCTATAAAGGGAGGAGTACAACATTATGTGCCGGTAAGGTAA